AAGAAGAATCCAGAACGGTCTCTTTTTCTTTCGTTTCAATGCTGCGATTTAAGTCTGGGAAATGAATTTTAAAACTCATCGTATCTCCTCGCCTTGTTTGGAAAGAAATTCTAAAGTCTCCCATCGTAGGAAGGTCAAGGGACAACTCAAAAAAAAAGTGCCAATCGATAAAAAAAATGAATCCGCCTCTTGACCTTCCCACGATGGGAAGGTTTAGCCTGGTCTTTAGAGATTCAAAAAAGAATCTAAGGAGAACTCAAATGTTAGAATTTCAAGTGGAAGGAATGACCTGCGGTAGTTGCGCTTCCGTCATCTTAAAAGCGATTCATACGGTAGATCCTTATGGATCCGTGGCAGTACAGATTTCCACGCAAACGGTTCAAGTTGTGAGCAAACGTTCCGAACAGGAATTGATCCGCCTCATCGAAGAAAGCGGTTATCCCGTTCTCGCAACAAAAAAGATCGCATAAGGAAAAACAACCATGACCACAAATCGTAAAACAAGTTATCTCAAATTCATAGTAACGATTCTTATTTTGACTCTTACTTTCGGAAGTCTACTAGCCCACGGGGACGGTCGTCCGGGCCCGAACGGCGGTGCAATTCGGATGCCCGGATCTTTTCATACGGAGCTCGTCGTTTTAAAAGAAGGTTTTAAGATCTATCTCTTGGATGTAAGTTTTAAGAATCCGATCACAAAAGACAGTTCCCTTCAGGCAAAACTCGTAGAAAGAAACAAAGAACAAAAATTGGAATGTCAGGCTCATCCCGATCATTTCTTTTGTCCTTCTTCCAAAATTCCGACTTCGGGAAAGTTGATATTGCAAGCGTCTCGCGCAAAGCTGCAAGGCGCGGAAGCTGTCTATGAGCTTCCAATTCCAAAAAAATAAATCGTATGCGCTGGTTTCGTAGAGTCGTTTCCGTCTTTGAGAATTTATCAAAGACGGAAAATTCCACTCAAAAGAATTTTTTAGAAAAAGAAAATCGCGCAGAAGAAACACAAAACCTTCGCAGGCAAACAACCGACGTTTCGAACAAATCCAAACCTTTAACGACGAACGAACTTCTAAAACAATTGGATTCGAACGAAACAGCCTCTATAAAAAAGATTCTTCGAACGCAGAAAAAAGTTTTCAAACTAAGTAAGAAGTTTTTGAAATAAGGAAGAATAGAGTTCGGCGAGTTCCAAATCCTCTTTGCGGGTGATCTTGAGATTGAAAGGATGTGATTCTACGATGGAAGATTTTCGGCCGCGGCCTAAGGCCCAAGAACAAAGATCGGTGGGAACAAAGTCCAAGGAAGAAGTCAAAAGTTCCTTTAAGACCGATCCTCGAATTCCTTGCGGAGTTTTCATAAACCAGATATGTTCTCGATCCAGAAGAGACGCGGTAAGTCCATTCGATTCTTCTAATACGGTTTCGGAAGTTTTCGAGGCGAGAGTTGCAATTCCATTCTCGCGAATGCTCTCGCAGAGCCGGTCCAATTCTTCAGCCAAAACAAAAGGTCTCGCGGCGTCGTGTACCAAAATGATGTCGTCGCTCTGAATCTCCAAGACGGAAAGACCTTGCAGCATGGAAGAATGTCTTGTCTCTCCGCCTTCCACGATGAGATCCTCGTTTCTTAAAAAAGGACCGCAGATCTCTTCCGTTTTTGGAATCGATTCCTTATGCGAAACTAAGACGATCTTTTTTTGTTTTCCCCAATCCTGAAATCGTTTGAGAGAATGAAGTAAAACGGGTTCGTTCTGAAACTCCAAAAATTGTTTTGGAATCTCGGAACCCATTCTCGTGCCGGTTCCTCCGGCTAAGATCAATACGTAGATTTTTTCAGAGAGAAACAGAGACTTCATTTTGAAAGATCTGTTCTAAGTTCTGGCGTTTTCGGATGAGTTGAAACGATCCGTCAAGTCCCAACAAAACTTCAGCCGTCTCCGGAAACGAATTATAATTCTTAGTAGACATGGAGGAACAATAGGCCCCTGCCCCTTCCATTACAATATAATCCCCTAATATAGCCTCGCCTGTGGTTCTTGTGATCGGGCCGCCGCCTTCCGCTTGCGTAAAAAGATCCCCGCTCTCGCAACAGTGTCCCACAAACACGTAGGCTTCCGTTCTTCCGGAATGAGTTCCTTCTTTGGAAACGACGACTAACGGATGTCTTGCGGCATACAAAGAAGGTCTTGTGTTCACGTCCATCCCCGCGTCCACTTTGACGAACTTGTATCCGTTCTCTCCCGTGGAAACTACGTCGTCAACCGTCGTTACGATCGCTCCGTTGTTCACCATCATAAAGGAACCGGGCTCGATCTCCATATGAAGTTTCGTCCCATTCTTCTTTTCAAATTCTTGAAAAAGTTCGATGACCGGTTTTCCGATCGTCTGGAAGTCGGTGGTCTTTTCGTCTTCCATTCTTCCAACTTTAAAACCTCCGCCGAGGTTGAGAATTCTACATTCCGGAAATTGTGCGGCGAGATCCAAAGAAACCTGCGCTACGATTTTCCAAACCGCGGGATCGCTTCCGGATCCGATATGAGTGTGCACTTTGAAAATTTTGAGATCATATTTTTTGGCAATTTCTTTCACTTTGTTCAAGTCTTCGTGCCAGACTCCGAAGGAGGAAGTTTTTCCACCCACGTCCGTCTTCTTTGTTTGTCCGGAACCGAGTCCCGGATTAAATCGAACGCTGACTTCTTTTCCTGGAAATAACTTTCCAAAAGCTTCGAGTTGTCTTAACGAACAAGCGTTGAAGACAACTCCCTTCTCGACCAATTCTTTGAGGCCCTTTGCGAGTTCCTGCGAAGTCAACATGATCTCTTGCGGTTTGAATCCGTAAAGAAGTGCTCTTTGCACTTCGAATTCCGAACTCGCGTCGATCTGAATTCCTTTTCGTTTCATGATCTCGAGAATGGTTCGATTCGGATTCGCCTTCATCGCATATCGTACGGTCAGTCCGAATGCGTTTGGAAACGCAAGAGCCGTGTCGCAACTTTTTTCGATTCTCTCTCGGGAATAGACAAAAACGGGGGTTCCAAATTGTTGTGCGACAGTACGCACTTGGGATTCAGTCAAAAATTTTAATTTTTCTATTGATTGCATAGTGAAACGGGCATTTCTAAATGGTTTTAGAACAGGCTCCGTTGGAGTCCTGTTTTTTTAAAGGCATTTTCATCCATGGCTGGCAAAATCACTCATCTCGAAGTTCTCTCTCAGGTTTGCAAACATCTTGACCACGGCACTCCGGATCAAAGAAAAATCGCGACGCTCATGCGGGCCGAATCCAATCGTAAGTTTGCAAACATCGGCGCCATCGCCCCTGATATATTTTATTTTTATCATATTCTTTCTCCAGCTAAAACAAAGAAGGCGACGGTCTGGGGGGACATGAGTCATCATAGCTCCGTCGCGGAATTGGTTCTTAGTTTTTTGGATCTGATTCTTCAAACCGAAGAAGGAATTCACAGAGATCGTTACATCGCATTTACTTTGGGTTATATCTGTCACTGCGCCGTCGATATCGTCACACATCCCTATATCTTTTATATCTCCGGAGATTTTTATAACAAGGATAAGAAGATCAGCAGCCTCGCTCAGTATCATCACATGAGAGTGGAGAACGCTCTGGATTCCTGGCTCCTCGACTATAGATGGGGAATGACTCCGAAAGAATACGATTTTGTCCACCACGTCGACGCGATCTTTAAGTCCGACAAAAAAAACTGGAAAATGGATCCGATGCTCTGGCATTTTTGGCTTCGGGGCTTTAAGGCGACCTTCCCGGAAGCATTCAAAAAATATTATATTGGATCCGAAGATAAAATTATTCCGGGGGATTTGTTAAACGAATCCTTTCTGGGTTATCTGGAATTTCACAGAGTTCTGGATTCCAGAAGCAAGTGGATGCGAGGCGCTCTCAAACTCCTCGACAAAATCACGTTTCACAAAGTAAGATCTTCCGTTCTTATGCTTCCTCTCAAAGAACATATCGATAAAAGAATCATGAACGAAGAGCACAAGAAGTGGAACTATCCCGCGGATCCTACGATCGTAAGAGAGGATTCTTTCGTCGAACTCATCAATCGTTCCGCGCAGAATGGAAAAGACGCCTTGACTCACGCTTGGCATTATCTCGAAAATAAAATGTCCCGCGCGGCTTTTCTCAAAGAATACCAGGGATACAATTTGGATACGGGACTCCGATTTCAAGGAATCGACAGCATGAAAGAATTTTCACCGATAGAAGAAGTTTAATCGAATATGAAACACGAACCAGTCAGTTATCTTTCTCGTTTTTTTGTAATCCACTTCCGAGATAGAATTCTTCAAAAAGTTCTAAACTCACCCGATCCGGTAAAACAACTCGCAAAACTCTGCGCGGGTCTTTTGTTTCTCAACGGATTTTTATTTGTCTTTTCGATCAAGGACCTCTGGAGAGTTCCCGAATCCAATCAATACGAAAAACCTTCAGTTCTCTACGGACTCAACGACAAGAACGAATACGAACCGATCGCCGAGTTCTATCGTTTTTCACGAGTTGTCTTAAACATCAAAGAACTTCCACCCGAAGAAGACGGAAAACCGAACAAGCTCATTCGGAGTTTTGTTTCCACGGAAGATAACAATTTTTATTCTCACTGGGGACTCGATCTAAGAGGAATCTTTCGCGCCTTTATGGTAAACGTTCTCGCGGGAAGAATCAAGGAAGGAGCTTCCACGATCACACAACAGGTCGCGCGTCTGCGATTCTTAAATACGGAACGTTCTTTTTTGCGGAAAGCAAGAGAAGCCTGGCTCGCGCTTCTTCTCGAAGCCGTATTCGACAAAGACACTCTGATGGAAATCTATCTCAACGAAATTCCATTAGGACACGGAACGATCGGGGTCGGAGCTGCGGCGCGATTCTACTTTCGAAAGGACGTCAAAGATCTGAGTTGGGGAGAATCCGCTCTTCTTGCGAGCTTGACCACAAGACCTACCGAATTTTCACCTTTGGTAAATCCGAATTCTTCCAGCGCAAAAGTTAGGGTCGTGTTTAAGAAGTTTGTCGAGAACGGAATCTTGGACGTAAAAACCGCCGAGAAAGAATACGACGCATTTTCTGAATATTATATAACTCTAAACCGATCTCCGAACGACTCCGCCTTTGGAGATCGCCTCAATCGTTTCCCTTATTTTACGGAATACGTTCGTAAGAATCTAACTCGATACATTCCGAAAACGACGCTCTACAGCGGCGGTCTCAAGATCTATTCTACCTTAAACATTCAACACCAGACCCAAGCCGAAAAGGCCTTGTATGCGGGTCTTAAAAATCAAACGGCTCAATCCAATCAGAGAACGTTTACAAAGATCGACGCGTTTGACGACGCCTATGGAGAAATCTACGACGTACTCGCGATGCTCCATGACGTTCCCGAATTTAAGTTTAAAATTTCGAGATCGATCCGAACCTTCAACCGAGCTTGGCAAGAAGATCTAAGAGACGAACTCAGTACTCTCAATCTTTTGAGCGGAACCGAAACCTTAGGAGAAGCGATCGAGTGGAGTTATAGAAGTCAACAAACCGAAGACTTTCTTCTTCCAGTCGAAGGAGCTATGATCTCGATGCGACCCGACACGGGTTATATCACAGCGATGGTCGGAGGTTCCGGATTTCGATCGGACAACCAACAGATCCGCGCGTTCCAAGCCTACAGACAACCGGGCTCCGCGTTCAAACCTCTCGTCTACGCGGCCGCGATGGAATACTACAACCAACATCCGGATCCAAAGAAGAATGTGACGGCTGCTTCCCTCTTTTCCGATTCTCCGCTTCAATACGTATTAGAAGACGGTGATGAATGGAATCCTTCCAATTATACGGGAGAATATTCAGGATTCATAAAACTCCGAGAAGCTCTGGAACTTTCCAGGAACAGTGTCGCGGTTCGTGTCTTGGAACATACGGGTATCAGCAACCTGATGCCGTTCTTAGAAAAAATTCTTCAGATAGAAAACAGATCCATACCAAGAAACTATTCGATCTCTTTGGGAACGTTCGAGGTTTCTCCTTACGAGTTGGCAAAGGCTTACGCGGTCCTTGCTTCCGGAGGAAAACAAGTATTTCCGTTGAGTGTTCTTTACGTGGAAGACGGATCGGGAACGATCATTCGGGACTTTAGAGAAGAAGCGAGTAAGATAGAAAGAAAACAAATTCTTTCTCCGGAAGTCTGTTTTATTCTTACATCGATGATGGAAGACGTGATCAAAAAGGGAACGGGAACCGGAGCTTCTTCTTACGGACTTTCTCGTCCGGCTGCGGGAAAAACCGGAACGACGAATAACTTTCGAGACGCGTGGTTCGCGGGTTACACAGGCGAACTCGTGAGTGTAGTTTGGATCGGCTACGATACGGGAACTCTTTCGATGGGCAAAGGAATGTCCGGCGGGGTCGTCGCGGCTCCGATCTGGGGAAGGTTTATGTCCAACGCGCTTTCCAAGGAAAAATCCAAGGGTTTTCACTTTGGCGAAACGGGAGTAGTCCGAAGACAAATTTGTTCGATCTCGGGAAAACTCCCAGGTTCTCATTGCAATCAAACAGAAGAAGAATACTTTACGAAAGATACGGTTCCAAAAGAGGTCTGCGACGATCACAGAGGCGCGGGTTATACTCCGGAACCGGATCCGACGCCGCCTTCCAGTCAGACAAAAGTCAAAAAGAAGCAGAAAACCAATATTTTCCAGGGCGACGATGATATGATTCGGTAATTCCGAACAAAAATACTTGTCGTTTTGGGATTGGTTACACAAATAGAAATATCGTTATCAGGAGTTTTAGATGGCCATCGGCAAGGAAAATAATAACAGCGTAATCGGTCCCGGGTCCATTTTTGAAGGGAAATTTTATATTGCAGGTTCTCTCCGTATTGACGGAAAATTCGAAGGAGAGATCAAAACCGATGACACTCTCTACATCGGAGAAACCGGTAAAGTAAGAACTAACATCTCCGCACGGGAAGTAACCGTTTCGGGAACTATGATCGGAAATATCAAAGCAGAGAATGAAGTTCGTCTGGAAGAAACAGGAAGACTTTTAGGTGATATCACCGCTCCTGCTCTTCATCTGGCAAAAGGTGTGGTGGCAAAGGGAAACATTACGATCACCGGCGGACAAAAGAAAGACGTAAAGAAAATCGTGGAAGAATCTTTCGGTGGAACTCGCACCCTGGACAACGGAAAGGACGAATAAGTCCTTTTTCTTTACTATAGGAAAGGCCGGATCCCGGCC
This is a stretch of genomic DNA from Leptospira tipperaryensis. It encodes these proteins:
- a CDS encoding heavy-metal-associated domain-containing protein: MLEFQVEGMTCGSCASVILKAIHTVDPYGSVAVQISTQTVQVVSKRSEQELIRLIEESGYPVLATKKIA
- a CDS encoding IspD/TarI family cytidylyltransferase yields the protein MKSLFLSEKIYVLILAGGTGTRMGSEIPKQFLEFQNEPVLLHSLKRFQDWGKQKKIVLVSHKESIPKTEEICGPFLRNEDLIVEGGETRHSSMLQGLSVLEIQSDDIILVHDAARPFVLAEELDRLCESIRENGIATLASKTSETVLEESNGLTASLLDREHIWFMKTPQGIRGSVLKELLTSSLDFVPTDLCSWALGRGRKSSIVESHPFNLKITRKEDLELAELYSSLFQKLLT
- a CDS encoding diaminopimelate decarboxylase — encoded protein: MQSIEKLKFLTESQVRTVAQQFGTPVFVYSRERIEKSCDTALAFPNAFGLTVRYAMKANPNRTILEIMKRKGIQIDASSEFEVQRALLYGFKPQEIMLTSQELAKGLKELVEKGVVFNACSLRQLEAFGKLFPGKEVSVRFNPGLGSGQTKKTDVGGKTSSFGVWHEDLNKVKEIAKKYDLKIFKVHTHIGSGSDPAVWKIVAQVSLDLAAQFPECRILNLGGGFKVGRMEDEKTTDFQTIGKPVIELFQEFEKKNGTKLHMEIEPGSFMMVNNGAIVTTVDDVVSTGENGYKFVKVDAGMDVNTRPSLYAARHPLVVVSKEGTHSGRTEAYVFVGHCCESGDLFTQAEGGGPITRTTGEAILGDYIVMEGAGAYCSSMSTKNYNSFPETAEVLLGLDGSFQLIRKRQNLEQIFQNEVSVSL
- a CDS encoding zinc dependent phospholipase C family protein; protein product: MAGKITHLEVLSQVCKHLDHGTPDQRKIATLMRAESNRKFANIGAIAPDIFYFYHILSPAKTKKATVWGDMSHHSSVAELVLSFLDLILQTEEGIHRDRYIAFTLGYICHCAVDIVTHPYIFYISGDFYNKDKKISSLAQYHHMRVENALDSWLLDYRWGMTPKEYDFVHHVDAIFKSDKKNWKMDPMLWHFWLRGFKATFPEAFKKYYIGSEDKIIPGDLLNESFLGYLEFHRVLDSRSKWMRGALKLLDKITFHKVRSSVLMLPLKEHIDKRIMNEEHKKWNYPADPTIVREDSFVELINRSAQNGKDALTHAWHYLENKMSRAAFLKEYQGYNLDTGLRFQGIDSMKEFSPIEEV
- a CDS encoding penicillin-binding protein 1A, which encodes MKHEPVSYLSRFFVIHFRDRILQKVLNSPDPVKQLAKLCAGLLFLNGFLFVFSIKDLWRVPESNQYEKPSVLYGLNDKNEYEPIAEFYRFSRVVLNIKELPPEEDGKPNKLIRSFVSTEDNNFYSHWGLDLRGIFRAFMVNVLAGRIKEGASTITQQVARLRFLNTERSFLRKAREAWLALLLEAVFDKDTLMEIYLNEIPLGHGTIGVGAAARFYFRKDVKDLSWGESALLASLTTRPTEFSPLVNPNSSSAKVRVVFKKFVENGILDVKTAEKEYDAFSEYYITLNRSPNDSAFGDRLNRFPYFTEYVRKNLTRYIPKTTLYSGGLKIYSTLNIQHQTQAEKALYAGLKNQTAQSNQRTFTKIDAFDDAYGEIYDVLAMLHDVPEFKFKISRSIRTFNRAWQEDLRDELSTLNLLSGTETLGEAIEWSYRSQQTEDFLLPVEGAMISMRPDTGYITAMVGGSGFRSDNQQIRAFQAYRQPGSAFKPLVYAAAMEYYNQHPDPKKNVTAASLFSDSPLQYVLEDGDEWNPSNYTGEYSGFIKLREALELSRNSVAVRVLEHTGISNLMPFLEKILQIENRSIPRNYSISLGTFEVSPYELAKAYAVLASGGKQVFPLSVLYVEDGSGTIIRDFREEASKIERKQILSPEVCFILTSMMEDVIKKGTGTGASSYGLSRPAAGKTGTTNNFRDAWFAGYTGELVSVVWIGYDTGTLSMGKGMSGGVVAAPIWGRFMSNALSKEKSKGFHFGETGVVRRQICSISGKLPGSHCNQTEEEYFTKDTVPKEVCDDHRGAGYTPEPDPTPPSSQTKVKKKQKTNIFQGDDDMIR
- a CDS encoding bactofilin family protein, which codes for MAIGKENNNSVIGPGSIFEGKFYIAGSLRIDGKFEGEIKTDDTLYIGETGKVRTNISAREVTVSGTMIGNIKAENEVRLEETGRLLGDITAPALHLAKGVVAKGNITITGGQKKDVKKIVEESFGGTRTLDNGKDE